In a genomic window of Peptoclostridium acidaminophilum DSM 3953:
- a CDS encoding efflux RND transporter periplasmic adaptor subunit: MNEQLDKLKKRIKPGRKSVVALLAVMAVASVVALIKFGGGDKINTGAETFTRAFAVETGSIKDSFTSDGYVELSTYDISFERAGVVKKLNVKEGDYIEAGTLIASLKDDEYESAVINQENNLKQARLSASKNSQTRSQNIESLESQLQSAKNTLSNAKSEYELVSSLPDTYSQNEIEQKRQALEKTQSDYNLALSSYSQNSSSIDSQLDSLSVEKARESLKQAQDDLKKSTMYSPVSGTIVEIAFKEGERVSEETTFIRIASEKGLKVTTDVSELDVTKVKAGMSAQITFSSIDGKTYEGTVEYIDAIATTTNSGSVTYPVTISLDTDDSMIKDSMSCTVEFVSSQKENVLVVPKKALAKSKYSGSYSVKLVSDSGEKDQQVDVGLMDSLNAEIISGLKLGDKVKVEITLEDSTQDKMMMGPGMGGGTPPAGAGGPPQ, encoded by the coding sequence ATGAACGAGCAATTGGATAAACTTAAGAAAAGGATAAAGCCGGGCAGGAAGAGCGTAGTTGCTTTGCTGGCAGTGATGGCTGTGGCATCAGTCGTTGCTTTAATTAAGTTTGGCGGAGGGGACAAAATCAATACTGGAGCAGAAACATTCACCAGGGCTTTTGCTGTCGAAACCGGAAGCATAAAGGATTCATTCACTTCTGACGGCTACGTCGAGCTCTCGACCTACGACATATCCTTTGAAAGGGCGGGGGTAGTTAAAAAGCTTAACGTAAAGGAAGGAGACTACATTGAAGCTGGAACTCTAATAGCCTCACTAAAGGACGACGAATATGAAAGCGCGGTCATTAATCAGGAAAACAATCTCAAGCAGGCCAGGCTGAGCGCCTCTAAAAACTCGCAAACAAGATCTCAAAATATAGAAAGCCTCGAAAGTCAGCTGCAATCGGCTAAAAACACCTTATCTAACGCGAAGTCTGAATACGAGCTTGTTTCATCTCTGCCAGATACATATTCTCAAAATGAAATTGAGCAGAAGCGGCAGGCGCTCGAAAAAACTCAATCGGACTACAATCTGGCCTTAAGCAGCTACAGCCAAAACAGCAGCTCTATTGACAGCCAGTTAGATTCACTATCGGTCGAAAAAGCCCGGGAGAGCCTCAAACAGGCCCAGGACGACCTGAAAAAATCGACAATGTATTCGCCTGTATCCGGAACAATAGTCGAGATAGCCTTCAAGGAAGGGGAAAGGGTCTCGGAGGAGACAACCTTCATCAGAATAGCAAGCGAAAAAGGGCTCAAGGTCACAACTGACGTTTCAGAGCTTGACGTCACAAAGGTCAAGGCAGGCATGAGCGCCCAAATAACATTCAGCTCCATAGACGGCAAGACATATGAGGGCACCGTTGAATATATTGATGCAATTGCAACGACCACAAACAGCGGTTCCGTGACATATCCTGTTACCATCTCGCTCGACACGGACGATTCGATGATAAAAGACAGCATGAGTTGCACTGTCGAGTTCGTGAGCAGCCAGAAGGAGAACGTGCTTGTAGTCCCCAAAAAGGCGCTTGCCAAATCCAAGTACAGCGGCTCCTACTCGGTAAAACTCGTCAGCGACAGCGGCGAGAAGGATCAGCAGGTCGATGTCGGCCTCATGGACAGCCTTAATGCCGAAATAATAAGCGGCCTGAAGCTGGGTGACAAAGTGAAGGTGGAAATCACACTTGAAGACTCAACTCAGGATAAAATGATGATGGGGCCGGGCATGGGCGGAGGAACACCGCCTGCAGGAGCGGGAGGCCCGCCGCAATAA
- a CDS encoding response regulator transcription factor → MEKLKILLVEDEELLRAAIKKYLEKEGYEVYEAADGEQAIEMFNDWDFNFVLLDIMLPRVDGWSVMRNIRSASRVPVIMLSARGEEYDKLFGFELGVDDYMVKPFSPKELIARIKAVLSRVSPAGSREMLTFEELEINELSNEVRFRGEELHLTPKEYDLLLFLCKNRDVVFSRQQLLSQVWGYDFYGDLRTVDTHVKQLRDKLGESKELIKTVWGKGYKFKVGD, encoded by the coding sequence ATGGAAAAATTGAAAATCCTGCTTGTGGAGGATGAAGAGCTCCTAAGAGCTGCTATAAAAAAATATCTTGAAAAGGAAGGCTACGAGGTATACGAGGCCGCTGATGGGGAACAGGCGATCGAAATGTTCAATGATTGGGATTTTAACTTCGTCCTGCTTGACATAATGCTGCCCAGAGTGGACGGCTGGTCCGTGATGCGCAACATAAGGAGCGCCTCACGGGTGCCCGTTATAATGCTTTCCGCAAGGGGTGAGGAGTACGACAAGCTTTTCGGCTTCGAGCTCGGCGTTGACGACTACATGGTCAAGCCTTTCAGCCCAAAGGAGCTGATTGCACGAATAAAGGCCGTGCTTAGCAGAGTATCTCCTGCGGGCTCCAGGGAAATGCTGACCTTTGAGGAACTCGAAATCAACGAGCTCTCCAATGAGGTGAGATTTCGGGGAGAGGAGCTACACCTGACGCCCAAGGAATATGACCTTTTGCTTTTCCTTTGCAAGAACAGGGATGTTGTTTTCTCAAGGCAGCAACTGCTCAGCCAGGTCTGGGGTTACGACTTTTACGGAGACCTTCGCACTGTGGATACGCATGTCAAGCAGCTGCGCGACAAGCTGGGCGAGAGCAAGGAACTGATAAAGACTGTCTGGGGCAAAGGCTACAAGTTCAAGGTGGGTGATTAG
- a CDS encoding YbhB/YbcL family Raf kinase inhibitor-like protein, translating to MIIKSSSFEDKGPIPSKYTCDGENISPELSWSGFPEGTKSFALIAEDPDAPAGTWVHWILYDIPVNVTALPEGVPDDEVLSNGARQGLSDFKDIGYGGPCPPRGVHRYFFKLYALDEKLGLKSGLSKKSLLDKIKGHVIAEAEIHGTYSRR from the coding sequence ATGATTATCAAAAGCAGTTCATTCGAAGATAAAGGACCTATACCTTCAAAATACACATGCGACGGCGAAAACATATCGCCCGAGCTGAGTTGGAGCGGCTTTCCGGAAGGGACAAAGAGCTTTGCCCTGATAGCTGAAGATCCCGATGCTCCAGCTGGGACTTGGGTACACTGGATATTATACGACATCCCCGTGAATGTCACAGCGCTTCCCGAAGGTGTTCCGGATGACGAGGTTTTGTCAAATGGCGCAAGGCAGGGGCTGAGCGACTTCAAGGACATAGGATACGGCGGGCCCTGCCCTCCAAGAGGAGTCCACAGATACTTTTTCAAGCTCTACGCCCTTGATGAAAAGCTCGGCCTAAAGAGCGGGCTTTCAAAGAAATCGCTTCTGGACAAGATAAAAGGCCATGTCATTGCCGAGGCGGAAATACACGGAACATACAGCAGAAGATAA
- a CDS encoding ABC transporter permease, producing the protein MRISEILRSVLINIFQNKTRVILTTLGIIVGCATIILVIGIGNQSKQDVADRFKELNAQCVTISSSRNSTTSLTLDDVEFLKKYSEESLGITLSNSSSGTAAYKSESTTAMVRGVYDDYFSINNLTIESGRLLSSLDINDKEKNVVIGNDVATELFTTESALGSDILINGTKFTIVGILERNGSDNVDLGLYIPYDVVKFYLGGSSASNQITALAISTDEVSELQTEMKGLLSMKYDSDSFQIRDVGTILEAAQDSANTIALLLASIGAIVLVVGGIGIMNVLFVSVRERTKEIGTLKALGATKRDILLQFLFESLIISFIGGVIGSLATLLIAPVLKVFEMELLLDASAYIRAMAFSLITGTLFGYYPALQAAQLDTIDALRYE; encoded by the coding sequence ATGAGAATAAGTGAAATACTAAGAAGCGTGCTCATCAACATCTTTCAAAACAAGACGAGAGTCATCTTGACTACACTTGGAATAATAGTCGGCTGTGCCACTATAATACTTGTTATAGGCATAGGCAACCAGTCAAAGCAGGATGTTGCGGACAGGTTCAAGGAGCTCAATGCCCAGTGCGTAACCATCAGCAGCAGCCGGAATTCAACGACGAGTCTGACTCTTGATGACGTAGAGTTCCTGAAGAAATATTCAGAAGAGTCCCTAGGCATAACTCTCAGCAACTCATCGAGCGGAACTGCAGCCTACAAGAGCGAGTCCACAACAGCCATGGTAAGGGGAGTATACGATGATTACTTTTCGATAAACAACCTGACGATAGAGTCGGGCCGTCTGCTTTCAAGCCTGGACATAAATGATAAGGAAAAGAATGTTGTAATCGGAAATGATGTAGCCACAGAACTGTTTACAACAGAGAGCGCTCTTGGGAGCGATATCCTGATAAACGGCACCAAATTTACAATTGTGGGAATACTCGAGCGCAACGGAAGCGACAACGTTGACCTTGGCCTTTACATTCCATATGACGTTGTGAAATTCTATCTGGGCGGCTCAAGCGCTTCAAATCAGATAACGGCGCTAGCTATATCTACCGATGAAGTCAGCGAATTGCAAACGGAAATGAAGGGCCTTCTTTCAATGAAATACGATTCAGACTCATTCCAGATAAGGGATGTTGGCACAATACTCGAGGCCGCTCAGGATTCAGCCAATACAATAGCCCTGCTGCTTGCTTCCATAGGCGCCATAGTACTTGTTGTTGGGGGCATCGGGATAATGAACGTACTGTTCGTATCTGTGAGGGAGAGGACTAAGGAGATAGGCACGCTCAAGGCACTTGGGGCTACAAAGCGAGACATACTGCTTCAGTTCCTATTTGAGTCTCTTATCATAAGCTTCATAGGGGGAGTGATAGGATCTCTCGCAACTCTCTTGATTGCACCCGTTCTCAAGGTATTTGAAATGGAGCTGCTGCTTGACGCCAGCGCTTATATAAGGGCCATGGCATTCTCATTGATAACAGGCACACTGTTTGGTTATTATCCTGCTCTTCAGGCAGCGCAGCTTGACACAATAGATGCGCTCAGATACGAATAG
- the proC gene encoding pyrroline-5-carboxylate reductase — MNKKIGFIGSGNMGGAIIGGIIKAGLVDPSDVFVSDMSADKLEEISARYGVQTTTDNRVVAENADIIVAAVKPNIYGIVLDGIKDILDESKVIVSIAAGKSLSDIEGVIGSDKKIVRTMPNTPALVAEGMTAVCPNSNVTEQELSDVMLMLQSFGKAEIMPESLIDAVTGISGSSPAYVFMFIEAMADAAVMYGMPRDKAYLFASQAVLGSAKMVLESGKHPGELKDMVCSPGGTTIEAVAELEKSGFRSSVISGVKACIEKSIKMTQK; from the coding sequence ATGAATAAAAAGATTGGCTTTATAGGTTCAGGAAACATGGGAGGCGCAATAATAGGCGGAATTATAAAAGCAGGCCTTGTCGATCCAAGCGATGTGTTTGTTTCAGATATGAGCGCAGACAAACTCGAGGAAATTTCAGCAAGATATGGAGTTCAGACTACTACCGACAACAGAGTGGTCGCAGAAAATGCTGATATAATAGTTGCGGCAGTCAAACCCAACATATATGGTATCGTTCTGGATGGAATAAAAGATATCTTAGATGAGAGCAAGGTCATAGTTTCTATAGCTGCAGGAAAGTCGCTCTCAGACATAGAAGGCGTGATTGGCAGCGACAAGAAGATAGTAAGAACAATGCCGAACACTCCGGCTCTTGTAGCAGAGGGGATGACGGCAGTATGCCCAAACTCTAACGTAACGGAGCAGGAGCTCTCTGATGTGATGTTAATGCTGCAAAGCTTTGGAAAAGCTGAAATAATGCCAGAAAGTCTAATAGACGCGGTAACAGGCATAAGCGGCTCGTCTCCAGCGTATGTATTCATGTTCATAGAGGCGATGGCTGATGCTGCCGTAATGTACGGGATGCCAAGGGACAAGGCGTATCTGTTTGCTTCACAGGCCGTTCTCGGATCGGCCAAGATGGTGCTTGAGTCAGGAAAGCACCCGGGCGAGCTTAAAGACATGGTATGTTCACCTGGCGGTACAACAATTGAGGCTGTTGCAGAGCTTGAAAAATCAGGCTTCAGGTCATCTGTGATATCAGGAGTTAAGGCCTGCATAGAAAAATCTATCAAAATGACACAAAAATAA
- a CDS encoding fumarylacetoacetate hydrolase family protein: MKFVTFESEGKQNIGILSKEGVVKMSDIFKALGKDEYPKDMNGFIGMCNESLLADIIHADSLELTQISMDDVRICAPIPYPRRNVICIGKNYSDHVKEMEGSPTAIGSERPESPIYFTKSAWPAIGDGDAICSHEDLTSQLDYEVELAVIIGKGGRDIPSEKAFEHIFGYTIVNDVSARDLQSSRKQWFKGKSLDTFTPMGPCILHRDSVPFPPDLSIESHVNGERRQSSRTANMIFGIPEIISDISKGFTLIEGDIICTGTPSGVGAGFKPQRFLKKGDIVRIDIEGIGTLTNHVK, encoded by the coding sequence ATGAAATTTGTGACATTCGAATCTGAAGGAAAACAAAATATTGGAATTTTGTCCAAAGAAGGCGTTGTGAAAATGAGCGACATATTCAAAGCGCTCGGAAAAGATGAATATCCAAAGGACATGAACGGCTTCATAGGTATGTGCAATGAAAGCCTGCTGGCTGACATCATCCATGCGGATTCGCTCGAACTCACGCAAATCAGCATGGATGATGTCAGAATATGCGCTCCCATCCCCTACCCCAGGAGAAATGTCATATGCATAGGCAAGAACTACTCCGACCATGTAAAGGAAATGGAGGGCAGTCCGACAGCAATAGGCTCTGAAAGGCCTGAAAGCCCCATATACTTCACCAAATCGGCGTGGCCGGCCATAGGTGATGGCGATGCCATATGCTCGCATGAGGATCTGACAAGCCAGCTGGACTATGAGGTGGAGCTGGCCGTTATAATCGGCAAGGGCGGCAGGGACATACCTTCTGAAAAGGCGTTCGAGCACATATTCGGCTATACCATTGTAAACGACGTATCCGCAAGAGACCTGCAATCTTCAAGAAAGCAGTGGTTCAAGGGGAAAAGCCTTGACACATTCACGCCGATGGGTCCATGCATACTCCACAGGGACAGCGTCCCCTTCCCGCCAGACCTCTCTATTGAGTCGCATGTCAACGGCGAGAGACGACAATCGTCTCGCACTGCTAACATGATATTTGGAATTCCTGAGATTATAAGCGACATATCCAAGGGATTCACTCTTATAGAGGGCGACATAATCTGCACTGGAACGCCCAGCGGCGTAGGTGCAGGCTTCAAGCCACAGAGGTTCTTAAAAAAAGGCGACATAGTCAGAATTGATATTGAGGGAATAGGAACGCTTACAAACCATGTGAAGTAG
- a CDS encoding sensor histidine kinase gives MKNILAKLWLWITGLVVVILTIFWFFNIYLLDRFYLDNRVQSLYEKGETISKVLESQDLESLNLSQDILFEIRPDIDDDSSSEEKLEGIRNGGRDRIERHPPEILYYISLEDISAISHNGKDAGIPGFIAQNFAAIEESMLGGDRFSRLITFRENGQDNVSTLLIGVPVEKGGKLAGFLLLHSLSSSISMTTLVLKKQFGIITLISILASSLFAFFLAKHFTRPILSIKAASDEIAKGKYGVTVDVGNKDEIGLLAGSINRMSSELSKIEELRKDLIANVTHEFKTPLSVIKTYAEMINDMDIDDKDAVIQDTRVILDETDRLSSMVGEIIYLSRIQSESGMLSLEPVRIADLFDGIKSRVSHLADSKGVKLETECSEDIGILADTEKIFRCILNFVVNSINYTPPGNSVHLFASSDSSTVTISIRDEGSGISPEDLVHVWERFYKADRSRAKGIQGTGLGMTIAKDILDMHGFEYGIESEMEKGTLVYIKAPVRKL, from the coding sequence TTGAAAAACATCCTGGCAAAGCTCTGGCTTTGGATTACGGGACTTGTAGTAGTTATACTGACAATCTTCTGGTTTTTTAACATATACCTGCTCGACAGATTCTACCTGGATAACAGGGTGCAGTCCCTTTATGAAAAGGGCGAGACCATATCCAAGGTCCTGGAATCCCAAGATCTTGAGAGTCTAAATCTCAGCCAGGACATACTGTTTGAAATCCGGCCGGATATCGATGATGATTCGTCCTCAGAGGAAAAGCTTGAGGGCATAAGAAACGGAGGCAGAGACAGAATTGAACGTCATCCGCCGGAAATTCTCTATTATATATCACTTGAGGACATATCGGCTATTTCCCACAACGGCAAGGATGCCGGCATCCCCGGATTTATCGCCCAGAACTTTGCAGCCATAGAGGAGAGCATGCTTGGAGGCGATAGATTCAGCCGTCTCATAACCTTCAGAGAAAACGGTCAGGACAATGTGAGTACATTGCTTATAGGGGTTCCCGTGGAAAAAGGAGGTAAGCTGGCAGGTTTCTTGCTGCTGCATTCCCTTTCTTCCAGCATATCTATGACTACGCTGGTGCTCAAGAAGCAGTTTGGAATAATTACGCTTATATCTATTCTAGCATCTTCGCTGTTCGCATTTTTTCTGGCTAAGCACTTCACAAGGCCAATACTCAGCATAAAGGCAGCCTCAGACGAGATAGCCAAGGGCAAGTACGGCGTTACTGTGGATGTTGGCAACAAGGACGAAATAGGACTTCTTGCAGGCAGCATAAACAGGATGTCTTCAGAGCTTTCAAAGATTGAGGAGCTAAGAAAGGACCTCATTGCCAACGTAACTCACGAGTTCAAGACACCACTTAGCGTAATAAAGACATATGCCGAGATGATAAACGACATGGACATAGACGACAAGGATGCCGTAATACAGGATACCCGCGTCATACTCGACGAAACCGACAGGCTCAGCTCTATGGTAGGCGAGATAATATATCTTTCCCGCATACAGTCAGAAAGCGGCATGCTCAGCCTCGAACCTGTTAGAATAGCGGACCTCTTCGATGGCATCAAAAGCAGGGTTTCTCACCTTGCAGACAGCAAAGGCGTCAAACTTGAAACCGAGTGCAGCGAAGATATCGGAATACTGGCAGACACCGAAAAGATATTCAGATGCATTCTCAATTTCGTTGTCAACAGCATAAACTACACGCCGCCTGGCAACAGTGTACATCTTTTTGCCTCATCTGATTCGAGCACCGTCACGATAAGCATAAGAGACGAGGGCAGCGGAATATCCCCTGAGGACCTGGTGCACGTATGGGAGCGCTTCTACAAGGCTGACAGGTCAAGGGCGAAAGGAATTCAGGGCACGGGGCTGGGTATGACTATCGCAAAGGATATACTCGACATGCACGGCTTTGAATACGGAATAGAAAGCGAGATGGAGAAGGGGACGCTTGTATATATAAAGGCTCCTGTGCGCAAACTTTAA
- a CDS encoding TolC family protein: MTLRRINIKRAVVGLLALTIVSVITALSPAHAQEATQSVTISSEDASIEKALSDNPSIILAQLELEKSKVELEKKKRELKKLKNADESDERAIEMLEKQIYYSELLAGLTYDDSEKSEKIKLSRAIYDYAYSGQVLALKRETSEYYSKLSEQTRKKLELGYISKLDYSDILLSQSQKASELADAQISFDSARHELNILLGNSLETQISAVEGFAISGYDLEAIDAAAVTAKAQSADSSIVNLESSAETTRLEYEKQVSYYTDINLDARILKATYDKNLESLEQAKKELEKNVIESVASLRNSRQQLTLQKEIIDNQKKRLEAKSKEFKLGHASLNELQEQYLSLQDKTLSYYQSIYKFNIDVMNFVSLYGD, encoded by the coding sequence ATGACATTAAGAAGAATTAATATAAAAAGAGCGGTAGTAGGCCTTCTGGCCTTGACAATAGTATCCGTCATTACAGCCTTAAGCCCTGCGCATGCGCAGGAAGCTACGCAGTCGGTAACGATATCGAGTGAGGATGCCTCAATTGAAAAAGCCCTATCCGATAATCCCAGCATTATACTCGCACAGCTCGAGTTGGAAAAGAGCAAGGTTGAGCTTGAAAAGAAAAAGAGGGAGCTGAAGAAGTTAAAGAATGCTGACGAGTCCGACGAGCGTGCCATTGAAATGCTTGAAAAGCAGATATATTACAGCGAGCTCCTCGCTGGGCTTACATACGATGACTCGGAAAAGTCCGAGAAGATTAAGCTTAGCAGGGCTATATACGACTATGCGTACAGTGGACAGGTGCTTGCGCTTAAGCGGGAAACCAGCGAATACTACTCAAAGCTTTCGGAGCAGACAAGAAAAAAACTCGAGCTTGGATATATCTCAAAGCTTGACTACTCAGATATTTTGCTAAGCCAGAGTCAGAAAGCCAGCGAGCTTGCAGATGCTCAAATAAGCTTTGACAGCGCAAGGCACGAGCTCAACATTCTCCTGGGAAATTCCCTGGAGACCCAGATTTCGGCCGTGGAAGGCTTTGCTATAAGTGGTTACGATCTTGAAGCTATAGATGCCGCAGCAGTAACAGCAAAGGCTCAAAGTGCAGATTCGAGCATTGTAAATCTTGAAAGCTCGGCTGAGACAACGAGGCTCGAATACGAAAAGCAGGTTTCCTACTATACCGACATAAACCTGGATGCCAGAATTCTAAAGGCCACTTACGACAAGAATCTCGAGAGCCTCGAGCAGGCGAAAAAGGAGCTAGAAAAGAATGTAATCGAAAGCGTTGCAAGCCTCAGGAATTCCAGGCAGCAGCTTACACTGCAAAAGGAAATCATTGATAACCAGAAAAAAAGGCTTGAAGCCAAGAGCAAGGAATTCAAGCTTGGGCATGCCAGCCTGAATGAGCTTCAGGAGCAGTACCTGAGCCTGCAGGATAAGACGCTTTCATACTATCAGAGCATATACAAGTTCAACATAGACGTTATGAATTTCGTAAGCCTGTATGGAGACTAA
- a CDS encoding epoxyqueuosine reductase QueH codes for MISMKYGDDNLNVNYQKLLDEKLSEIKKTGARPRLLLHSCCAPCSSHVLEYLSSFFDITVYFYNPNIHPEYEYRKRAIEQREFIENFPPAKGVLFAEGEYEAERFFELSKGLEDEPEKGARCTICFKMRLEKAAQYALEYDFDYFTTTLSISPHKDAALLNELGEKTGKEAGVEYLHSDFKKKNGYKRSTELSSEYGLYRQDYCGCVFSKLESDKRNSMNNKSE; via the coding sequence ATGATATCAATGAAATACGGAGATGATAATTTGAACGTGAACTACCAGAAGCTTCTTGACGAGAAGCTTTCAGAAATTAAAAAAACAGGAGCAAGGCCAAGGCTGCTGCTCCACAGCTGCTGCGCCCCTTGCAGCAGTCATGTGCTTGAGTACCTCTCAAGCTTTTTCGATATAACCGTCTACTTCTACAATCCCAACATACATCCCGAGTATGAGTACAGGAAAAGGGCCATTGAGCAGAGGGAGTTCATAGAAAACTTCCCACCTGCGAAGGGCGTACTCTTTGCCGAGGGTGAATACGAAGCTGAGAGGTTTTTCGAGCTTTCGAAGGGACTCGAGGACGAGCCTGAAAAGGGCGCAAGATGCACTATTTGCTTTAAAATGAGACTTGAAAAGGCAGCGCAATATGCGCTCGAGTACGACTTTGACTATTTTACGACCACGCTGTCAATAAGTCCGCACAAGGACGCCGCACTACTCAACGAGCTGGGAGAAAAAACAGGAAAGGAAGCAGGTGTAGAATATCTCCATTCCGACTTCAAGAAAAAAAACGGATACAAAAGGTCAACTGAGCTCAGCAGCGAATACGGCCTGTACAGGCAGGATTACTGCGGCTGCGTATTTTCAAAGCTGGAAAGCGATAAAAGAAACTCCATGAATAACAAATCTGAATAG
- a CDS encoding GerMN domain-containing protein, with protein sequence MKKHSYKKSVYAFILVLALIAPVLLHNSLAQSSGEMIKAYRNNVTLEVNGTRVGADNFIYNGTTYVPMRAIAEMLGKEVGWNAFTYIASIDDLKYERDLLSSLLPRNIGYSWLYDGFAEYSHEMRLDSISDIADKRTYSIIGEVGDPSGGESTVDRSISIKYVIQGRSLVQEKIEKAMLDSKFDRITLIKAPLEAGNYWSETIHDKSGKSALINSMIRKVEVKSDGKKEYTVRYSDSNGPYYEERIIREGEGIIAFEKLLELDEMSFPAGYNLFRAGEFREISVKLYFPDRNADKLHLQTRTITIEDAQTARGAVEALIAGPEGDVLMASIPSGTRLLGIRVSNGTCYVDFSREFIENHSGGSAGELMTLGSIVNTLTEFTSIQRVQILVEGKSGETLGNILLDRPLNRMGDMIAR encoded by the coding sequence ATGAAAAAACATAGTTATAAAAAATCTGTATATGCTTTTATTCTAGTTCTTGCCCTGATCGCTCCGGTACTGTTGCACAATTCGCTTGCACAGAGCTCTGGCGAGATGATAAAGGCATATCGCAACAATGTCACGCTGGAGGTCAACGGGACTAGAGTTGGCGCTGACAATTTCATATACAACGGCACAACGTATGTTCCCATGCGGGCAATTGCCGAGATGCTTGGAAAGGAGGTTGGATGGAACGCATTTACTTATATAGCGAGCATAGACGACCTCAAGTATGAACGGGATTTGCTATCAAGTTTGCTTCCGCGGAATATTGGTTACAGCTGGCTCTATGACGGCTTTGCTGAATACTCGCATGAAATGAGACTGGATAGCATTAGCGATATAGCCGACAAAAGAACATATTCTATTATCGGAGAGGTGGGGGATCCATCCGGCGGTGAAAGCACAGTAGACAGGAGTATTTCAATCAAATATGTAATCCAGGGCAGAAGTCTCGTGCAGGAAAAAATTGAAAAGGCTATGCTGGATTCTAAATTTGACAGGATAACATTGATAAAAGCCCCGCTCGAGGCGGGCAACTACTGGAGTGAAACGATACATGACAAATCCGGGAAAAGTGCGCTTATAAATTCCATGATTAGAAAGGTCGAAGTCAAATCCGACGGCAAGAAGGAATACACGGTAAGATACAGCGATTCAAACGGCCCGTACTACGAGGAGAGGATTATACGCGAAGGAGAGGGAATAATAGCCTTTGAAAAGCTGCTTGAGCTTGACGAAATGAGCTTCCCGGCAGGCTATAATTTGTTCAGAGCCGGAGAGTTCAGAGAAATCAGCGTGAAGCTATATTTCCCCGACAGGAACGCTGACAAGTTGCACCTGCAGACCAGGACGATCACAATAGAAGATGCCCAGACAGCCAGAGGGGCTGTAGAAGCTCTTATTGCCGGCCCTGAGGGTGATGTGCTTATGGCTTCAATTCCAAGCGGTACAAGGCTGCTTGGTATTAGAGTAAGCAACGGCACGTGCTATGTGGATTTTTCACGAGAGTTCATTGAAAATCACTCAGGAGGAAGCGCAGGAGAGCTGATGACGCTAGGCTCCATAGTCAACACTCTGACGGAATTCACCTCGATACAGAGAGTTCAAATTCTTGTCGAGGGCAAATCTGGAGAGACTCTTGGAAACATATTGCTTGACAGGCCTCTGAACAGAATGGGCGATATGATAGCAAGATAA